The genomic interval GCTGCCTCTAACATACAGTGAATCCCCTTTTCAGTAGTGGAAACCACCTTTCCGTGCCTCTGACCAAAAAAGTTAATGTAACAGATGCCAAATTTTATCGCATGGATGTTCCACCAACATCCTTCAGCTTAACAACATGTCTTTCACTGCCTTCAAAAGTATTGAGGCAACTTTGCTTGACAAAGAAAGATGATACACAAACTAGCTCGCTGATGTGAGTATTAAACTACCTCCCACACTCACCACCACATCACAATAAACTGGTACATCTGAGCAGGTCCATCTACCCATCTCTCACTCTCCGTccatcagtctgtctgtctccacctgcctgacatcatcattattacTTGGCTCGCACATGTTGACAACACAAAGATTTATCACTCATGATAGCAAGGTTTAGCCAAATGCTGTTTTAAGTTTTGTGCAGGCCTTGCCTAGATTCAGTATCAGCCAGTTAGCAAGAAATAGATGAGGCAGAGAACTAACCTTTAAGGTGATAACTGTCCTCACCCTGTTTTCTAAACTTTAATAGCCTACCAACAAAAGGATCACAATTTTTCCTTAGTTGTGACtaattttgttacattacaggACCACTGTGCacttcatattaaaaatattaaataaaaatatataacaaagaAATTGGGTTATATCCaatcattttactgtaaaaGAGAGATGGGAGATTGATTGTAACTTTGCTGTAACGAAAATGGTTTTATGTGAAGTGTGCAAAGGTAATTCTACTAAATTCAGCGCAGTCTGCTAACAAAGAATCAGCTGGTAGCGGTTGATACTTGTGTACATGAACACCATTATTAATTAGTGAAACAATCAAAAATGGATTCAGGTGAATTACCAAATCAAGTCACCACTGCCTAGCTTGACATGAAAtttgtgtgtaaaaatatttatctttctTCATGTGTACCTCTAGTAAtgaggtttttgtgtgtgtgtatttggcaCTTATCTTGTGCAGGCATCAAAACACATTAgaagctctttttttctgcagccaGTCCATTTATCTAAAGGGAAAATTGGTGCCTTATACAAAATGGATGGTTCTGTGAAAAAGTGCCAAATTAAAagttatgtgtgtatttctagTTCATAGTAGAGTTGATGTGTTGATATTAAGGGAATATTTACCTTATATAAACCAGAGTTCCCATGAGCTAAGGTACTACAGTTAAGCACTATTCACCACAATTGGTGGGCCCATGAGAGTAGTACTCCTTTGGGAAGactgtatatttgtataaagGCAATATCTTACAGGAAGGCCTATGTTACATTGAATGTAATAACTACAATGCCCAAATGACATTGGGAAACTAAAGCCATTGAAACTAATCCATGTTTAGGCAGCAAGGCCTTACTGGATATATACTGTTTAAGAGTTTTTTACTCTGATAGCTTCAAACTATGCCTCAAGAATGAGCTAAATCAGCtatgtgtttaaatattgaGAATTTAGTATAGCATTACCATTGTTGCTGTGAGCTGCAGTTCCCCCATATGGCCTTGCTGGGTGGGGGTACTGGGGACACTCTTTTGTAGTCACTGCAAGGGCAGGAACACAGTTGTATTATAAAACTTAATATGGAGTGTGAAGACATATGAATCCACACCATGAACTGTGCACAGCCTTTGattattgtactgtaatatTTGGTTGTGTTCCTTCTGCTTGATTTCCTTTGATGATGTTTGTGAGTTTTGCACTGCTTGCCTTTGTGAAGAATTATGGACAGCTTTATAAGATGTAAGGATgtatcaatgaaaaaaaaacccatgaaaACCTGAGATGCCttgtgtgtgccctgtgttttAGAACCTCAGTATGTATGCCATATTTGTGTATTGCGTCTGTGATTAATGTAAAGTGTCCTTGGATGGCAGAaaggtgctatacaaataaaatgcaatataacTGAGCTCCCTCTATTGGGGACAGTGGTGAACCAGCGAGCCTCACACCctgaagcatttaaaatgatcaaatatcagtgtcagtgtgtgcagtgcGCCCTGTTCAAATATTCTTTTAtgtaatcaatcaatcaataaactgaatttatttatttccccaaGGCATCCCCAAATgcaatgttttgaaatatttaactgACAATTAAGATCATGCTTTTACTGTTATTGATATCTACTCAAAAATCTATATTATAAAATATCCAGGTAAAAGTTATCATTAAAGTAATTGATTATTTGCTAAGAGAAGACAAATAAAACGAATTAATTCATAAAACTGTCCTCAGGACATATGAAAAGGAGTCAGATTCAGTGCCAGCCATAACCTGCTGTCCTTAGCCATGTATGTGGCCGCAGACGTGTGTATGAGGCTCTGTGGGAAGAGATTTTTCCGTTTTCAAAGCCTGCTCAGGTCGACTACGCCGATGCGATGCTAATTGGCTATCAatcaattaatttaatattcaaagtaatatctttactcGTCCATCAACATAAATGTAGTAGTAACAGTAGGCAAACGGTAATCCCTCAGATATCGGAATAGCTTGCACTGAATGGCGGCCATTCGCTGTCAGAAGCGTTTTGCTTTCGTACGAACCGAAACGACGAGCACGGACGCTTTAACGTTACTGCACACAGGCCAAAGGTGGCCAAGTTATGGCAGGCCTGCTGTTAAAGTTTGGCTGCTAGGTATTGATTGATTTGaggaaaatcaataaaaaattaatttcgACGTGTTAATCTTTACCTTACCTGCATAGAGTCAAACGTGGCGATACCTGCCATGCCTGTTATGTCGCATAGCAACGAAATTTCCGTTAGAAATGGCGTAACGTTTAGCTATCTAACGGTCAGGTCACTGTCAGTTTGAAGGCATGCTAGATAATGTTGTATAGTTTGTAAAATACAGGAAAGGGTCATGCTTGACAATTAACCGGGTAGCTACGCAGTTAGGCTACGAATATTGGTAAATGCTAAATAGCTTTACCAGTAGCCTAAGTCAAGTCGGTAGCTTCGCTCTAAAGCTGTGTCTGGTTAGGTCAATTATATTCACTAGCGCTATTTATGGATACCTGGTCGGGAGAAATAATAACGAATGCTCAGTGTTACAGTACCCTAACCACTTCAAGTAAAACAAAGGTTTGTTTGAAaactttgtgacaacttgtagCTGGTTAGCCTACCCTAACTTGAAATATGTGGTTAACGTTAGCTTAGTTACCTAACATTAAGGACCGCACAGGTACGATGCTATATTGAATATTGATGTAAACATGGAGAAAATCAAAGGCTTAAATTCAAAATTAGCAACAGATTGCAACAAAAGTGTAGTGTTAAATCGTAACCTGCAGCCTTTAACTTGACATTTGCTCACAATAGACCACGGCCGTATTAACTACCAAGCTAATTAGTTAAGTTAGCCAATATCTGACCGTAGGTTCGACTATAATAGGTATCTTGACTAGGATACGTAGCTGTAATTTGACTGTTGGTTTCTGAATGGTTTAGGAAATTTCGTTCGCAGGTGCTAAGCAGTCCATGCCTTATCTGGTCTGTTAGTTTTGTTAACCTACTAAGAATCAACTATTTCAACTAGCAGGCCTATCTGAAAGTGGTGGCTAGCTAGTACAACATTTACATAGATTCCTTGACCTTATCACTTCGTTGAGTTGATCTCTATATTAAACGCATTTGATGAACAAAAGCTTTAACTTTACCACACATTCAAGTTATGTATTCTCAGGctacatacacatttgtaaGATCAGAGTATTGATCGCATTGTTTTAACAATTTAGGCCACAATACACTGAAAAGGCATTTTCCCCAAGTGCATAGTTACCCATATCCCAGTGTTGGTCTTTAGAGGATGTTTATTGTCATAATTGAAGGGCTATTCTAAATGGAAGTGAACTGGTGAGTAAGTCATTACACTGATGCACCAAATACCATTAAAGTAATCTGGACCCATAAAATTGCACAATGTAATTACTGTGATATTGCATAGATATTCTTATACAGTATTGTCCCGTCATATTCATACATCCATggtattttcaaatgtttcacattttcatctAGTTTCTTAATAccatttaattaataaaatgttaaaccCTAATTCTTCCAACACattgaaacagaacaaaaagtaaaataattttacagtacaTAGTCATAGGCTTCTGCCCTGTGGTGACAACACTGCCATCATTGAGCCTGAGACCATTATCAGAATGAAGTTGTTTTGTAACACAATAGGAAGAGGACTGTTTAAACAGGTAACAAAAATTTATTGTGAcagttatatgtgtgtgtgtgtgtgtgtgtgcaagtgtgtgtgtgggaaatgtatcacactctctctccaaAAATTCAGCTCTTCAGCATGTCATCTCCTTCTATCATTTACCTCCCTTGCTCTCTAATTGGGCTGGTTCTTGATCCTtttttgaccccccccccccccccccccccttatagAGGAGGAGGATTTAAGGAGAATCCTTCTTTAATCTACACACAGAACTTTAAAATGCCAGATTACAGCATTCTTGTGATTTAGTAACATTAACTAGCTACCCAATGATGTAATTTAACCGCTCAAAGCTTCTGTGaggttttgctttttctttttgaagtttGAAGTAGATTAAAAACAAAGGATGCCATTTGTATCACATTGTGAACATGGGTGTATGTCATTTGTCAGCAGACCCATATCAGAGCAGTCTTTTCCCTCTGGGCCTTGTTTTTATCTCAGGTTGTTACTGCTGTTGGGTTGAGATCCAGCCAGTCCTGGGTGATCTGGGCTGTGACGATTCTGCCAAAGCAGAAGAGAAAGAACAAAGTTAAAGTACACTCAAAGCTGTGCACTAATCCACTGAAACCCTTATCTTGGGAGTTCTTTAGAGAGTGCCAGACGTTTAGCCAAAAATTGGATATTTATTCCTGTTCAGGGCTAAACAGGATTTGTGATATATACCCCTTGTAATAATCAACaaacactatatatatatattttgtcattttcttcttttctcaccttcttctttttcttgtctttcttcttcttcttgcgATCAGGATCATcatccttctttttctttttcttcttgtggTCAGAGTCAGAAGGGGTCTCTGTATGGACAGGCAGTTTTAATGTCTACAGGGGCAAGGGCTTACAGGCATGACTTAACAGAATGTACCATGAAATTGTTCTAGTTAGCGTACCACATACAAATTAACTGTGTCAAATAAAGGTTTTTACTTTTTGCTTTCACTTACTTTGTGTTATAGATGGACATATTATAAAACAGGGAACTATATGGAATAAACAATCGGTAACAccaatttttattattttagagctacactgcaatgaaaaacCTTATGCCGAGTTACCTGGGGGAATGGGGTCCTGAGGtctgtgatgtctgtgtttgtgtttgctcttCTTCTTGGGAGGCTGGATATGCATGAGTCTGTACTGCTCtggcagctgaaacacagcaacacacaacCACTGTCATTAATATGCACAGGCAGAAAGCACACAACAccctcacagcacacagtgcagtgatgtACAGTACCCAGCAGTGCGGCACAATGTGGCCCAGCACTGGTGTACTCCGGCACGCTGTGCTGGATATACAGCTATGTGTAAATGTCACACCCGGGTGGTGGATCTTATCCCTACATATCCTAGAAAGtatgtttgtacatgtataatatgGAGACATTTTCATAATGTATATCAATTTCACAATTTTGCTATTTCACAGAAACCAGCCCTTTAACACATGCACTCATGTTCAGTATTGAGTTGTCTTGTTTTGTCTCCTACCCAAATTCAAAGCTGTTTTAAACTGTACATACATGGCCGTGCCGGAGTATAACTTAATGTTCCATGTATGTGCATGAACAAAATGGAGAATGCAGAGAGTTTGAGGAAAACAGCCTAACTGCCTGCCACTGTTACACAGCTGGTGAGCAGGGCCAAAGCCAGTACCGGTCCTGTGTGCAGTCTGAAGCCGGTCAGCAGGGCGCCGGTCAGGGGGCTGAAGGAGTTTCCACACACAGGAGGCTTCTCTATCAGGGACCGCAGGGCACTGCCATCCTGGGAGCCTGGGCTGTCAATCATACCTGAGGGGGGAGGAGCCAAAGGGACAGGGTTAATAAACCAGGACATAAGTTCCCATGGTAACACATGTCCAGCTCCATTCATATACCATAAGACAAAAGAAGGAAGATTAATGGAGTAAATCAGTGTTTAAAtggcacagagggaggaggctgtgtggagcagcagttAAGTCGGACTTACGGTTGTTCTCATCCCAAGAGGGACCTCAGTGTGGTACATCAGTACAGACACCAGTGAGGAGGGAAACTGACTGCACTGAGACTTGGtgttattactgttactgtgaGTAATAATATATGCACAACTTGCTGAACTGGCAGGAACTCGCACTGTGTAAGTAATCTTCCCGAAACGGCCGAATATTACGCAGCACAGTAAACGCTGGTAAATGTGGGAAGTGTCAATGTGGCGCGTTCACCTGGCAGCTCTGGGAGGAAGCTGCTGAGCTTCTCCTTCACCTTCTTGCTGCAGAACTTGTTGTAGGCGTGCTCCAGGCTGTAGTGCGTGATGAGGTTGGTGTTGCCTGTCAGCTCGTTCCCCACTGAGGAGACAGGATGAGGGGTGCAGGACCCCATTTCAGGGCAACGTTGTGGAAAACAGAgaaggcagcagagagagagagagagagagagagtgagagagatgagtACGTGAGAGATTCAGCTGTGGGAGTACGTCATAGTGATGCATGTGAAACACTCTCCAATACAGCACAGGCCAAAAGGAAGTGAAATACCAACTGCTGGAGTTAGTAATACACACAGATGACGCAGACATGTTCCTGTGGTCTGTTCCATCACTGCATGACGCTGGCCCGCGGGTGAAAACggacacatatgcacaaaaccGTTTTTCAAGTTTTAACGAAACAGTGTATAACAAGACAGTTGTTACCAATATGGTTCCTGTGCACTGAAACTAGCGTCGTATGGCCAGTCAATCATATACGAGTAAACTGGCAACATACTGTACTACGCCTGAGAGAAACTATCTGGCAGGGTTCCTAGCAACAATTATACAAGCTTCGAGACCTAACTATCTAGGTAATAGACATAATCGCTTTGCTGGCAAACACAAGCAAGCTATGAATGTTCTCAATGGCGACAGAGTTGTGAAACGATGGGATACGGACATAAAGCTAATGATAACTGACAACTTAACTAGTGaatagctacctagctaatgtCATCCATCATTACCTAGCAAGGCATTTCAGAATTTGCAAGCCAATGAATCAGCTTGCTACCTAGAAACAGGGTTAAACGATTTACACCTGCATGAGGCGGTATACATACCAGGTAATTCTCTCAGTAAATAGAATGGTTCATTCATGGCTGCCGGCTTCCGTAAAGCAGGCCCCTCATCACCGAGCTGGTGTGGAATCTGTACCGCCATTGGGACTTGATTTTGCGACGGCGGTGGTGGCGGCTTCCCTGGACCAAATCCGAGTGTCGTGGAACCAGGGGGAACCTGTGTATCATTTTGGCCATAGAGagatgaaaatatttctgtcataTCTATCCGAAAATTATTGataaagataataaataaagatTACAATAAAATCTCGATGATATGTCTCTATTGCTGTTGACAATTCTACAACTGAGCGTGAGTTCTCCTTACCTACCGTAGTACTTATAATATAGCTCAAAGCGTTATCCGAATGATTCCGTAAATTGGTTCAGTTAATTGCTAAACCTGCCACAATAATCACCAAGCTACCTATTAGATATATGGAAACCATGGTTATAGCCATTTACGTTTCATAATATGACTTTAAAAATGAGTAATTAGAAAGTAAAACATCATAAATTATCTTTTAAGAAATGTCTTACTTGGTGAGCCCTTAAAGTATCGTTGTGTTGTAATAAAGAAATTGCGACATAGCTCGAACCTCAAGGAAACTGCGCATACGAAATTCACCAAAGCTGTGTCATGCACACACTCCGCACCGTGACGATCCATAAAGTAAAAATTGCCTTCTTAAATCGCCTGATGCGCATGTATTTTGTTAATTACGGTAAAAACAAGTAATTCCGCCTTCCTCCTCCCTTTGCCTTGGCAACGCTCAGAACGACCGGTGTCTGCAACCGCTTTGACCAATCAAGTGTCACAGAGGAGGCGGGGCCATGATGCGTGTGCCCCGCAGTGACCTGCGCACTTGCGTCAGTCCCTCTAAACCGGAATCTGTAGTGTCCGTCCAATAGCTGCGCATACCGAGACGGATTACAGCGGTGCCGCAGCTactccatctcttctctctctccagccgATGTTTCCAGAAAATGGCGTTGCTAACTCCCCTTTTCGCGTTCCTCTATCATCTGCCGCAGGTGTACAAATGGCTGCTCAAGCCCTACTATATTGCCTCGCTGTTTATGTCGGTTGCTTTCTTGCTAGTGCGGAAAACGCCGGGGGTCTGCGAACATCTCTCGACGCAGCGAGAGGACGGGAACTCCTGCGACTTTGATTGGGTCAGTGTGTCCTGACAGGGAGATGATttggctgaaaataaaaggaTAGAAATTGACAGCTGGTTTAGATGCTGCACGCGTGTGTACCTCGACGGCTATTCTGTTTAGTCCTGTTTGTGCGACTGGAGAAGGGGGTGGAATACTTGGAGGGTCGATGGAGGTATGGCTGTATTGGAATCGGCAGTTACAGTGGGGCAGCAAGGTGCGCAGAATGACAGGAGGAGGGCTTTACATCTCCATGCCGCTCGCCAGCTAAATCTATTCAGTTCATCTGAAATGCCTTTATTATAGTGACAGACATCACGGAATTCCTAAAAGCCCTCTAGACACACAGCTAGAAAGTAGGAGCCTACCGCGCAGTTACTGAGAGCTCAGTGTTAATCTAACTGTGGCGGACTGAGCGCTGTGCTGGTCACAGCAACAGTATTTTAACCCTTTGTGCATTTTgttcctgcagagagaggtggagatCCTAATGTTCCTGAGTGCCATCGTGATGATGAAGAACAGGCGCGCCAGTAAGTCCTGCGCACTGCACTCCGACGGTTCGGTCATTTTCACAGGATCTGGGtggtttgtgctgtttgtgctcACTGTACCGGCGATTCACCATAAGGATCATTTAATCTGCATCGCATTGTCAAAGTGATGATTAAAAGAACAGCCACCAACAggtcacattacattttgtattaatCTGCCTTTAAGAGAGTTAATGAGGTCGAGTGTCTTTGAAGCTGTGAGCCTCTGGttatacaatttacattttgtcacttggtAGACTCTCTGATCCATTTACACATTTAGCATTGCCTGCAGTAGTGAAAAACCTGTTTATTAGGTTGGACAGCTGCCTAGCCAGGTTTCTCAACCCATAACCATTTCGTCTCCCAGTAATGATCTGGCTAATCccccaaggggggggggggggggggggggggctgtgatatgtgcctctctctcaccctgtgtcctgtctctctctgcaccccctcacatcttgcattttttcccatctctcacacactcttcctttcactctttttttgcCTCTGCCTCTTGTCCATCTCTTCGCTGCCCTaccttcttgtgtttttttccatgctctCACACTCAGTCACAGTGGAACAGCATGTCGGAAACATCATCCTCTTCAGTAAAGTTGCCAATGTTATCCTGTTCTTCCGGCTGGACATTCGGATGGGCCTCCTCTACCTCACTCTGTGCATCGGTCAGTCCCCCAGTGCAAGAGTCTCTATTGCACCGTTAAACGTTGCAATCCATTAATCACTAATGTATAGAATGGTTCTGTAATAGAGTAATATAAATTTTCTGCATGCATCTCTAATACAAACAGTGATTTTGCTACAATGATTTTGCTTTATGCTTCCTTATTTCAATCTCAGTTCAGCAATACTTGTAATATTATTGTTTTGCTGTGCTGatcagtgtgtgtataaaatgtgcacagctggggtttctgtgtgtgtgtgtgtgtgtgtgtgtgtgtgtgtgtgtgtgtgtgcgcatgtgtgcgtgcatgtatgtgtgcaataTGTGTATTGCTGGGGTTTCACTTTGCTTCTGCTCTGTATTCTAGTGTTTCTGATGACCTGCAAACCTCCACTCTACATGGGTCCAGAGTACATCAAGTACTTCAGCGACAAAACCATAGACGTGAGTGTCTGATTGCACCGGGCCTTTGGGGGAGTCACCATAGATTTGAGTATCAGGTTGTTAACCGGAGTGGCTGATTGCACCGGGCCTTTGGGGGACTCACCATAGATTTGAGTATCAGGTTGTTCACCGGAGTGGCTGATTGCACCGGGCCTTTGGGGGAGTCACCATAGATTTGAGTATCAGGTTGTTAACCGGAGTGGCTGATTGCACCGGGCCTTTGGGGGAGTCACCATAGATTTGAGTATCAGGTTGTTAACCGGAGTGGCTGATTGCACCAGGCCTTTGGGGGAGTCACCATAGATTTGAGTATCAGGTTGTTCACCGGAGTGGCTGATTGCACCGGGCCTTTGGGGGACTCACCATAGATTTGAGTATCAGGTTGTTCACCGGAGTGGCTGATTGCACCGGGCCTTTGGGGGACTCACCATAGATTTGAGTATCAGGTTGTTCACCGGAGTGGCTGATTGCACCGGGCCTTTGGGGGACTCACCATAGATTTGAGTATCAGGTTGTTCACCGGAGTGGCTGTGTGTTGGAGGAGCCGTAGATGTGACTCTCATTCGCTGTTTGGTGAGTGGAGGTTGCCATGTGTGATATGAAGTGTTGTAATGTCACAAAATTTTATAAAGTGCTGAGTGGGGATTTATGTTGGGGTTAGTGGCTGGGTGAAGTTTTAAGTGGggattgatgtgtgtgtgaattggtAATTAGTGATCAGTGGGGATTGATGCTGGGGTTATTAGCTGGTTAAAGGTCTGAGTGGGGATTGATGTTGGTGTTAGTGGCTGGTTAATGTTCTGAGTGGGGTTTGATGTTGGGGTTACTGGTGGTTAAAGTTCTGAGTGGagattgatgtgtgtgtgaattagTAATTAATGATCACTGGGGATTGATGATGGGGTTAGTGTCTGGTTAAAGTGTTGAGTGGGGATTGATGATGGGGTTCGTGGCTGGTTAAAGTGTTGAGTGGGGATTGATGATGGGGTTAGTGTCTGGTTAAAGTGTTGAGTGGGGATTGATGATGGGGTTAGTGGCTGGTTAAAGTGTTGAGTGGGGATTGATGATGGGGTTAGTGGCTGGTTAAAGTGTTGAGTGGGGATTGATGATGGGGTTCGTGGCTGGTTAGAGTGTTGAGTGGGGATTGATGATGGGGTTCGTGGCTGGTTAGAGTGTTGAGTGGGGATTGATGATGGGGTTCGTGGCTGGTTAAAGTGCTGAGTGGGGATTGATGTGTGCCACCTGCAGGAGGAGATTGAGAGGGACAGCCGTGTGACGTGGATCGTGGAGTTCTTCGCCAACTGGTCCCCAGAGTGCCAGTCCTTCGCCTCCATCTATGCTGACCTGTCACTCAAGTATGCTAGCACTGtggccaacacacacactcacacacccacacccacacacacacactcacacacatacacacacactcacacgtgcaccctcacacacacacacacatatacacacacactcacacatgcaccctcacacacacacacacacacacacatatacacacacactcacacatgcaccctcacacacacacacacacatatacacacacacacactctcacacacacacaccacacacacacacacacacacactcacactcacactcacacacacacacatgctcacacacacacatacacacacacatcacacacacacatacacgcacacatcacacacacacatacacacacacacacacacacacacacatgcaccctcacacacatacacacacacacacacacacacacacacacacatgcaccctcacacacacacacatgcaccctcgcaccctcacacacacacatatatacacacacacactcacacatgcaccctcacacacacacacacacacacacacatatacacacacactcacacatgcaccctcacacacacacatatacacacacacacacactctcacacacacacaccacacacacacacacacacacacacacacacacacatgcaccctcacacacacacacactcacactcacactcacactcacacacatgcacactcacacacacatgcacactcacacacacatgcacactcacacacacatgcacacacacacatgcacacacacacatgcacacacacacacatacacacacacatcacacacacacatcacacacacacatcacacacacacatacacacacacacacacacacacacacacacacacacatacacacacacacacacacacacacacacacacacacacgcaccctcacacacacacacacacgcaccctcacacacacacacatgcaccctcgcaccctcacacacacacacacatgcaccctcacacacacacacatgcaccctcacacacacatacatacatacacacacacacacacacacacacacacacacacacagacgcaccctcacacacatatacacatacacacacacacacacatgcaccctcacacacatacacacacacacacacacacacacacacacatgcaccctcacacacatacacacacacacacacacacacacacacacttgcaccctcacacacacacacacacatatacacacacactcacacatgcaccctcacacacacacacacacatatacacacacactcacacatgcaccctcacacacacacacacacacacatatacacacacacacaaactcacacacacacactctcacacacacacacaccacacacacacacacacacatgcaccctcacacacacacacacacacacacacacacacacactcacactcacactcacactcacactcacactcacacacatgcacactcacacacacatgcacacacacatgcacacacacacacatacacacacacatcacacacacacatcacacacacacatacacgcacacatcacacacacacatacacacacacacacacacacacacacacatgcaccctcacacacacacacacacacacacacacgcaccctcacacacacacacacacacacacatatacacacacactcacacatgcaccctcacac from Megalops cyprinoides isolate fMegCyp1 chromosome 22, fMegCyp1.pri, whole genome shotgun sequence carries:
- the med19b gene encoding mediator of RNA polymerase II transcription subunit 19-B isoform X2, producing the protein MAVQIPHQLGDEGPALRKPAAMNEPFYLLRELPVGNELTGNTNLITHYSLEHAYNKFCSKKVKEKLSSFLPELPGMIDSPGSQDGSALRSLIEKPPVCGNSFSPLTGALLTGFRLHTGPLPEQYRLMHIQPPKKKSKHKHRHHRPQDPIPPETPSDSDHKKKKKKKDDDPDRKKKKKDKKKKKNRHSPDHPGLAGSQPNSSNNLR
- the med19b gene encoding mediator of RNA polymerase II transcription subunit 19-B isoform X1 yields the protein MTEIFSSLYGQNDTQVPPGSTTLGFGPGKPPPPPSQNQVPMAVQIPHQLGDEGPALRKPAAMNEPFYLLRELPVGNELTGNTNLITHYSLEHAYNKFCSKKVKEKLSSFLPELPGMIDSPGSQDGSALRSLIEKPPVCGNSFSPLTGALLTGFRLHTGPLPEQYRLMHIQPPKKKSKHKHRHHRPQDPIPPETPSDSDHKKKKKKKDDDPDRKKKKKDKKKKKNRHSPDHPGLAGSQPNSSNNLR
- the LOC118769936 gene encoding thioredoxin-related transmembrane protein 2-B; this encodes MALLTPLFAFLYHLPQVYKWLLKPYYIASLFMSVAFLLVRKTPGVCEHLSTQREDGNSCDFDWREVEILMFLSAIVMMKNRRAITVEQHVGNIILFSKVANVILFFRLDIRMGLLYLTLCIVFLMTCKPPLYMGPEYIKYFSDKTIDEEIERDSRVTWIVEFFANWSPECQSFASIYADLSLKYNCAGLKFGKLDVGRYADVSKKFKVSTSPLSKQLPSLVLFQGGKEVMRRPQVDKKGRAVSWSFTEENIIREFNLNELYQKSKKLSKGKAEKFPPVPEEEEVEPEPETKEEESESKKDK